The genome window GAACTTTCATTTTCCTCAATTAATCATTACTCATTTTCCTCAATTTGAATTAAAGCCTCAATCAGAGAGTTCTCATTAGCTGTCATCAGTTATACCAAATTTTATTCCCTATTTAACAATGTAGTCAAATGTCAACTGAATATACACCACATTGAAAAACAGTACCACAAAATTTTACTATTTCTTGAACCTCAAGTATAAAACACTGAAAACCAAAAAAAGGCTCTTTTTCATTATTAAAAGTTTTGCACTTACCTTTCCTCTTTTCTTTATGAAAATGATTTTCTctttataaaaatgataaaaggACTTTATAAGTTGGCATTTCTTATGTAAAAATTTCAAGGGAGGTAAAAGAAACTCTTCAAAGAGCAACATTATTTATATATCATTAGAGGGTAGAGAAggaatcttttaattattttgcaTGAAAGTTCCTTGCAATTTCTACTTTTTGGAGTTCCCCCCTTTGGTTTTCAATATAAACTCACATTCATCATTCCCATTACCAACATCCTTGCAATATTCTCAGCTTCTCTTTAATCTCACAAACTCATCAACTTCTCAGCCTTGAATTGTACTATTGTGTTTTGTTCATATCTATTGGCATTGCCAAGTTaactattatttttagttatattttaaaCCATTTCGGGATCGTCGATCTAAATATTAATACACACGTAGAAATGGGAGTTGGAGGAACTCTAGAGTACTTATCTGATCTAATGGGAAGTGGCCACCACCAACACAAGATCAAGAAGAGGAAGCAATTACAAACGGTCGAGTTGAAGGTGAGAATGGATTGTGATGGTTGTGAGCTTAAAGTCAAGAAGGCCCTCTCTTCAATAAATGGTAAGTTACATTTTTACACTATTTAACTTTCTCATATTATTATCAGTGTCAGTACTATATCTGGTGTCTGTGTCTGGGACAAATGTCAATATGTTTTAAAGCTTTCTTGCATTATATATGTCGATATAGCATTGAGTACATCAAAATGATGAAATTAAATTTGTTTGGCGGTGGTGCAGGAGTAAAATCAGTGGAGATAAATAGGAAACAACAAAAGGTGACAGTAATGGGGTATGTGGAGGCAAATAAGGTTCTAAAGAAGGCCAAGTCAACAGGGAAGAAAGCTGAGATTTGGCCTTATGTGCCATACAGCATGGTGGCTCATCCATATGCTGTTTCTTCTTATGACAAGAAAGCTCCTCCTGGATATGTGAGGAGATTGGAGACTACCAATGGAATGGTTACTACATATGAAGACTCTCATCTCAACATGTTCAGTGATGAAAACCCAAATGCATGCTCCATTATGTAGATGATGAGGAAAATGTTTTTTAGCATAATAATGTAGATTTTATAGTTTTAAATGTAGTAGGTCATTTCGTTTTTCTCTATTGTTTCCATTCTTAGGTATTTGTTTCTTTATTGTGTGTGGCACATTCAGAAAGTGTGAAGTGATGTTGCGGCCATTATGGTTTTGCTAAATCTCATATTTGATGAGTTCTGTTCAGttatttgactttttcttttgCTGCTTGAACTGTTTTTTTAAAGGCAAATAATGTTCAAGAGTACAAAGAGTGGAGGATCTAAGGTACAAATAGTATCTGGCGAAACCAGTGCCTCTAGAAAAGAGAAAGCTAAGAAAGAAACAACAACACAAAGTACAACAAATCAGACATATGAGTATCCGGCACAAAGAtgagaaaaaattattaaaaaaatatttttccctCTATTGAAATTAAAAGCACGAATTTTACTATAGTGTTAGCTGTAATTCATAGAACACGAGAAAAAACTTTTTGACAAAAGAATGGCCTAGTGCTATAACTGTGACAAGTTTGAGAACTATGTTGGTGAATGGTGTCAGTCAAAGGGAAAAGGACCTAGAACAATGAAGAAAAGGAAAATGTAGCTCAAGAAACTTCCAGTTGTGACTATGAATCATTGATGATAATGGTGATAACAATTGAAGATCGAAGTTGTAGATTTTATCATTTGGTACCTTAACACTAAGTGGTCAAATCATATGACATGAAACAAAAAACTTCTCACCGAGTTTGATTCTAATAAGAGAAGGTGAATTTGGATAATAACAACTCAATAGAAGAATTGGGCATGTGAAATGTACTTGTTCATTTGAAAGATGGCAAGAAATTAGTAATAGATAAGGTGTTGTATGTCCTAATATAAATTGCAATTTGATGAATGTTGGTCAATTGGTGGAGAAAGGATACTTTGTTATCACGGAATATGATCCACTAAAGTGCTAAGATTCAGGCTAAgatttaggctctgtttggtaacacTAGTTGATAGCTGATAGATACAAGAGGACATTAATGGcattttaattaatgagggtaataatatattttagttaaaataataaaggtattaatggaagaaaaactcacaagctaaaagctacaagctcaaaagctacttcaattagcttttgaaaaaaaaaaactaaaagctagtaaaaaaactacaagctaaaagctaaaatagagttaccaaacagagcttttttattaatacgagctgaaaagctaaaagctctttttttttgTCTTACCAAACATACTCTTAAATAGAATAATGGTTTTAAAATTAGTACTTGCCAAGAAAGAAAATATTCAAGGTCTTGATTAATGCAAATATAAGGTGTCTTACGGCCATTTCCTAATAAGGAGAGCATTTTATGGCACAAAAAATTATTTCCATTTGAATTTCAATAGTTTGAGTCAGCTCAGCTCAATTCAAATTAAATGGTTTCAGACACACACACCTAGAATTGTAGCTCTTAAAAAGTTCTTGTGCACCATGCTTGGTAGTAAAATATCCTAGatcaatttaattttcaaaaatagcTTGTCGATGAGATCAATTGAAGTATTAAATATGGTTCATTCAAATAATTGTGGCTCCTTTAATGTGTTATTTTTGAGTGACAACAAATATTTCATCACCTTTGTTGATGAATTTTACAAAATTATAGTTATATTTGATCAAGGTTAAGAGTGACGCCTTAAAAGTGTCTAAAGAATAAATGCCTAGTACCGAGCATTGAATCATACATGAAGTCACCACATCTGCTTACATTCTAAACACAAGTCCTACAAAGAGAATGAATAGAAGCGTGGATGATGAGTTTGGTCAAGAAGGAAGCCTACATTGACTCACTTGAGAATTTCTATGTCATTTGACATCAAACAAATTCTTGATGCAAAGAGAAAAAAAGCTAGAAGACAAGAGTGAACCAGTGATCGTGGATGGCTATCTCAGGACTAAAGGCATACATATTATACAATATTTATTAAACATAATCAAGGTTAAATATAAGTAAAGATGATGGAAGAAAAAACTTGATATTAGAAGCATAGAGCAAATGTCTTATTCCAATTGTTTAATTATCACGGATGATAGGATGATAAGTTGAGTGATACAGATACATTTGATAATGATGAAATTGGTGTGTATGATGCTGATATAGATCAAGAGACTCAAGTTAAAGCTAGACcacataaaacaaaaatttgCTAACAAACTCTTGTGTGATTCCTGAAAATGGTATTGATGTTGATGGTGAACTAGTACACTGAGTGATTTATGAAAGACCAATGGGGTTCACAAATAATGAGGTTAACCTAGATCCAGCAACGAACCCTGATTGATTGATTCAGTGTATTGAAGATCCAGTCCGGCACCACCGAGGGGCCTATAAACACTTCGACACCCGCCCAAGTCAGCAGCGGCCGAAAGTGAGAAGTATTATGTAAATGCATCAGAGATTTCTCCCATTAGACAAATCAACATTCTCCCTGAGAAGTGCTGAGTCCCTGTCTATATCTTGTCATCATCTACGCACAATTAATTTCTCTAAACAAAAATTTATCAATACAAATCAACAAAAGGTATAAAATTATGAATTAAAACATGCAATATACATTATGCATCAGAGAGA of Vicia villosa cultivar HV-30 ecotype Madison, WI unplaced genomic scaffold, Vvil1.0 ctg.003290F_1_1, whole genome shotgun sequence contains these proteins:
- the LOC131640737 gene encoding heavy metal-associated isoprenylated plant protein 23-like, which translates into the protein MGVGGTLEYLSDLMGSGHHQHKIKKRKQLQTVELKVRMDCDGCELKVKKALSSINGVKSVEINRKQQKVTVMGYVEANKVLKKAKSTGKKAEIWPYVPYSMVAHPYAVSSYDKKAPPGYVRRLETTNGMVTTYEDSHLNMFSDENPNACSIM